The genomic region CGTATCCGGCAACATGCGTTTCACCCCGTAATTCTCGAGGAGGCCGGTCTTCCCGGACACGAAATCCTGCGCTATCGCCAGGGCGCGCGCGCTCGACATCCGTTCGTCGGTAGAGAACCCTCCATCCTCTTCTATCACAGAGGCCTCTTCCGCGAGGATACGCCCGGGGAGGAACACCGCCATAGCTAGCAGCAATACGATACCTGTCGATATCCCCTTCTTCACGAAAGCTTCGCCCCCTTACATGTCAGGTGGAAAGTCGTCCCGTTTGATGAGCTTTCAACCCTGACCTCACCGCCTATCTGGCGCGCGAGATTATATATGAGTTGGAGCCCCAACGTTTTCGGGGCGGTAAGGTCCACTTCCGGCGATATACCCGCGCCATCGTCCCGCACGATCATATGCAGCGTCTCGCCTTCCAGTTTGGTGTTTATTTCTATCCTGCCGTTCTCCCTTTCCTTGAACCCGTGCTTTATCGCGTTGGATATAAGCTCGTTAAGCGTGAGCGCGCACGGTATGGCGTGATCGACATCCAGGAACACCCGGTCCCCGGACACGGAAAGTTCAACATGCGTGGCCTTTCCCGACAACGTGGATATAACGCTCTTGGACATGCTCTCTATGTACTCCAGGAGGTCAAGTTTGGACACGCTCTGGGTCCCGTATATCTTCTCATGTATAAGCCCCATGGCCTTCACCCGGTTTATACTTTCGTCCATCATATGCTTGGCCCCGTCGTCTTTTATCTTCACTCTCTGCAGGCTGAGGAGGCTGGCGACCACCTGGAGGTTGTTCTTCACCCTATGGTGTATCTCCCGGAGAAGCACCTCTTTTTCCTTCAGCGCCGTCAGGATGCACTCCTCATCTTGTTTCCTCTTCGTTATCACGCGAAAATATACCGTTATACCTGCGGCGGTAGAGGCCACTTTAACCTCATACCAGTTGTGGTACGGCTCGATATCAAAGTAAGTCTCGAAAGCCACGGGCTTCTTGTTCTTGATAGCCCACCTGAATTTCTCCTCAAATATGGACCCCTTTGCCTCGGGAAAGATATCAAGGAACGGCTTGTTCACCTCCACTCGCCTGTCAAGCTCCAGAAGTTCATACGCGGCTTTATTCATGTACCTGAGGACCATATCGTTGTCTATTACCATGAACCCGTCGGTAATACTGGCGAGTATCTCCTTCATCTCCCGGTTATGCTCCTCAAGCGCCTTTTCCGCCTTTACCCTGTCGGTACAATCCACAAAATGACCCACTATCCCGTTAACACCCGGCACATCCAGCATGTCGGACAGGATCCCTTCAAGATATTGCCATTTACAGCTGTTTTTCGGCTTTATCCTGATCGGGCCGATCTTCACGGTCTTCCTTTTTCCCGTCAGGATGGTCTCTATCCCCTTTTTATAACTTTCCACGTCATCAGGATGGGTGAGATCCCCCACGGACATCTTTTCCCTCACATCCACGGGGGCATACCCGTATTCCGCCAGCGAGCTCGGACTGAGGTATAAATACTTACCTTCCCGGTCGATAACGACCGTAATATTAACAGTCCCTTCGGTGAACGCCCGGAACCTTGACTCACTTTCACTCAGTTTTCTTTTATATGTTCTCTGGCCCAGCAGGTATATGGACATCACGCCCAGAACGACCATGAGACCGCCGGCGATCATCCACGCCATTATGAACATCTTCCGGTATCTTTCCCTCTGTGTCTTCTCCGCGTTGACGATTATGGTGCCGGGCGGCATTGGAGGACTGAATCCCCATTTTTCAAGCTGCATGGCGTCATACATATAAGGGCTTTCGTCATGCTGAAGTATGGGTATGTTACCCGCTTTTTCGCCGTTCAATATACGTAGGGCCATTCCAGCAGCCAGCGTTCCCTGTCGTCTTCCGCTCAAAAGCTTCCCTCCCACGACACCATAACCC from Candidatus Omnitrophota bacterium harbors:
- a CDS encoding histidine kinase dimerization/phosphoacceptor domain -containing protein, with translation MKRITVLVTCSLLVGGIFLCSEFVLAEHKKVPEVLIINSYHKGFRWTDEQVSGAEKVLRDAVPEVDIRVEYLDTKRFFNEQYLEELTHFLGIKYGGQEDGPDVVIVTDDNAFRFVMSQQSGMFHGIPIVFSGVDDFDPALVSEKENVTGIIETLDIEGTIDLALSLNKDISKVFVAVDDSPTGAGQLKDVVRIEKEYQQLEFQYLSGKELSSRELVEEASTLPDNSMLLVLSWYRGKNGNYISPQDIASRLSKASTVPVYSLVDNYLGYGVVGGKLLSGRRQGTLAAGMALRILNGEKAGNIPILQHDESPYMYDAMQLEKWGFSPPMPPGTIIVNAEKTQRERYRKMFIMAWMIAGGLMVVLGVMSIYLLGQRTYKRKLSESESRFRAFTEGTVNITVVIDREGKYLYLSPSSLAEYGYAPVDVREKMSVGDLTHPDDVESYKKGIETILTGKRKTVKIGPIRIKPKNSCKWQYLEGILSDMLDVPGVNGIVGHFVDCTDRVKAEKALEEHNREMKEILASITDGFMVIDNDMVLRYMNKAAYELLELDRRVEVNKPFLDIFPEAKGSIFEEKFRWAIKNKKPVAFETYFDIEPYHNWYEVKVASTAAGITVYFRVITKRKQDEECILTALKEKEVLLREIHHRVKNNLQVVASLLSLQRVKIKDDGAKHMMDESINRVKAMGLIHEKIYGTQSVSKLDLLEYIESMSKSVISTLSGKATHVELSVSGDRVFLDVDHAIPCALTLNELISNAIKHGFKERENGRIEINTKLEGETLHMIVRDDGAGISPEVDLTAPKTLGLQLIYNLARQIGGEVRVESSSNGTTFHLTCKGAKLS